In Cotesia glomerata isolate CgM1 linkage group LG1, MPM_Cglom_v2.3, whole genome shotgun sequence, one genomic interval encodes:
- the LOC123260191 gene encoding ecotropic viral integration site 5 ortholog isoform X1, with protein MSINLIENLSNKINWDFGCKAIIILSALELDLNFKKVSSENNIISTDELALLGKLEEANRLIESDVKSCNSLQSNHSRKSSESFATPASGSSGEDETAARRHTPTDGEVDVWKRWGHIVADWENYWRKHKDVIKELVKQGIPHHFRGIVWQLLCGAHDSPVKKQFAEYIKSTSACERIIRRDIARTYPEHEFFKEKDGLGQESLFNVMKAYSLHDREVGYCQGSGFIVGLLLMQQMPEEEAFAVLVALMQEYRLRDMFKPSMAELGVCMYQLEHLVADTYPELSAHFTAQSFHTSMYASSWFLTLFTTALSLPLACRIFDVFLMEGMDIIFKVALAMLDLGKDDLLSLDMEGMLKFFQKELPGRAENDPDVLMNLAYGMKINPKRMKKLEKDYTVLKMKEQEEMVELRRLRAENRLLRQRTELLEAESAELADKLVRGQVSRAEEEETTFVVQRELAALRHTHLETSHQLEQAHEELRSLSMLLEENMSSKQSSIDEMSLKAEALSQKEEMVECLQQELVRVRLHEAEKDATIRDLRARIQELEQDKKTLRESTPDNSVAHLQEELIAVKLREAEANLSLKDLRQKVGELSTAWQRHLQEHRSAQSAPAADSTPKKLLFWENRGHEIQKLEEDLMSSRLREMEVLTEVKELRLKVMELETQVQVATNQLRRQDEGEKLIREELEISSAKLKELTSKLREQMHKYSDLESKMKDDTMMARIRDAEHAQHVAELTQKISLLELKNEEMYAEGELRSNLDDSDRVRDLQDKVAELKAEIMRLKNSKYQWTGSTERIGRNTSIDTDSEFDERDLRICLQDQLNNVTISDSSRN; from the exons ATgagtataaatttaattgaaaatttatcgaataaaataaactgGGACTTTGGCTGTAAAGCCATCATCATTCTATCAGCATTGGAATtggatttaaattttaaaaaagtgagTTCCGAAAATAACATTATATCTACCGACGAGCTGGCGCTTTTAGGAAAGCTGGAAGAGGCTAATAg gcTGATTGAATCAGATGTAAAGTCATGTAATTCATTACAAAGTAATCACAGCAGAAAAAGTTCGGAATCATTTGCAACCCCGGCGTCGGGTTCTAGCGGTGAAGATGAAACCGCAGCCCGGCGCCACACCCCGACTGACGGCGAGGTTGATGTGTGGAAGCGATGGGGTCACATAGTAGCcgactgggaaaattattgGAGAAAACACAAAGATGTTATCAAAGAATTGGTCAAGCAAGGAATACCTCATCACTTTCG AGGTATCGTATGGCAGTTGTTGTGCGGAGCACACGATTCACCGGTTAAAAAACAATTCGCTGAATACATTAAATCAACATCAGCATGCGAGAGAATAATTAGAAGAGACATTGCACGAACATATCCGGaacacgaattttttaaagaaaaagatgGGCTTGGGCAGGAGagtttatttaatgttatgaAGGCATACAGTCTTCACGATCGTGAAGTCGGGTATTGTCAAGGATCTGGTTTTATTGTTGGTTTGCTACTGATGCAA cAAATGCCTGAAGAAGAAGCTTTTGCTGTTTTAGTAGCTCTAATGCAGGAATACCGTTTAAGAGATATGTTTAAGCCGAGTATGGCCGAACTCGGTGTCTGCATGTATCAATTAGAACACTTAGTAGCAGATACGTATCCGGAATTATCAGCTCACTTTACAGCTCAAAGTTTTCATACATCAATGTATGCTTCTTCATGGTTTCTTACATTATTTACAACGGCATTAAGTCTGCCTCTAGCCTGTCgaatttttgatgtttttttaatggaaggcatggatattatttttaaagtcgCTCTGGCTATGTTGGATCTGGGAAAGGATGATTTACTCAGTTTAGATATGGAAGGCATGTTAAAG ttcttTCAGAAAGAATTGCCGGGTAGAGCTGAAAACGATCCAGATGTACTGATGAATTTGGCGTATGGGATGAAAATAAATCCAAAGCGCATGAAAAAGTTAGAAAAAGACTACACGGTATTGAAAATGAAGGAACAAGAGGAAATGGTTGAACTGCGACGACTAAGAGCCGAAAATCGATTATTGAGACAGCGAACAGAGCTATTGGAGGCTGAGTCTGCTGAACTAGCAGATAAACTCGTTAGGGGTCAAGTATCGCGCGCTGAGGAGGAGGAAACGACTTTCGTTGTGCAGAGAGAACTAGCGGCTTTGCGACACACTCATCTTGAGACAAGCCATCAACTAGAGCAGGCTCACGAGGAATTGAGATCGCTATCGATGCTTTTGGAAGAAAATATGTCGTCTAAACAGTCGTCTATTGATGAAATGAGTTTAAAGGCCGAGGCATTGTCACAGAAAGAAGAAATGGTTGAGTGTTTGCAGCAGGAGTTGGTGCGTGTACGGCTGCATGAAGCTGAGAAAGACGCGACTATCAGGGATTTGAGAGCCAGGATACAGGAATTGGAGcaagataaaaaaactttacgTGAATCAACCCCGGATAATTCTGTCGCTCACTTGCAGGAGGAATTGATAGCTGTTAAACTGAGAGAAGCTGAAGccaatttgtcattaaag GATCTCCGGCAAAAAGTTGGAGAGTTAAGTACTGCCTGGCAACGACATTTACAAGAACACCGGTCGGCTCAATCAGCCCCAGCTGCTGACTCGACGCCGAAAAAATTGCTCTTTTGGGAGAACCGCGGACATGAAATACAAAAGTTGGAAGAAGATTTGATGTCATCGCGTTTACGTGAGATGGAAGTACTCACCGAAGTCAAAGAATTGAGGCTAAAAGTTATGGAGCTTGAGACTCAGGTCCAAGTTGCGACAAACCAACTTCGTCGTCAGGATGagggtgaaaaattaattcgcgAAGAACTTGAAATATCCTCGGCTAAACTAAAGGAATTGACTAGCAAGCTGCGTGAACAGATGCACAAATATTCCGACTTGGAGTCCAAGATGAAAGACGACACGATGATGGCTCGAATCAGAGATGCTGAACACGCTCAACATGTCGCTGAATTAACGCAAAAAATATCCCTACTCGAGTTGAAG aacgaAGAAATGTATGCAGAGGGTGAATTAAGAAGCAATCTAGATGACAGTGATCGAGTACGTGATTTGCAAGACAAAGTTGCTGAGCTAAAAGCAGag ATCATGAGATTGAAAAATAGCAAATACCAATGGACTGGGTCAACGGAACGAATTGGTCGGAATACTAGCATTGATACAGACAGTGAATTCGACGAACGGGATCTGCGAATTTGTCTTCAAGATCAACTCAATAATGTTACGATATCCGATTCATCGAgaaattaa
- the LOC123260191 gene encoding ecotropic viral integration site 5 ortholog isoform X2 has translation MSINLIENLSNKINWDFGCKAIIILSALELDLNFKKVSSENNIISTDELALLGKLEEANRLIESDVKSCNSLQSNHSRKSSESFATPASGSSGEDETAARRHTPTDGEVDVWKRWGHIVADWENYWRKHKDVIKELVKQGIPHHFRGIVWQLLCGAHDSPVKKQFAEYIKSTSACERIIRRDIARTYPEHEFFKEKDGLGQESLFNVMKAYSLHDREVGYCQGSGFIVGLLLMQQMPEEEAFAVLVALMQEYRLRDMFKPSMAELGVCMYQLEHLVADTYPELSAHFTAQSFHTSMYASSWFLTLFTTALSLPLACRIFDVFLMEGMDIIFKVALAMLDLGKDDLLSLDMEGMLKFFQKELPGRAENDPDVLMNLAYGMKINPKRMKKLEKDYTVLKMKEQEEMVELRRLRAENRLLRQRTELLEAESAELADKLVRGQVSRAEEEETTFVVQRELAALRHTHLETSHQLEQAHEELRSLSMLLEENMSSKQSSIDEMSLKAEALSQKEEMVECLQQELVRVRLHEAEKDATIRDLRARIQELEQDKKTLRESTPDNSVAHLQEELIAVKLREAEANLSLKDLRQKVGELSTAWQRHLQEHRSAQSAPAADSTPKKLLFWENRGHEIQKLEEDLMSSRLREMEVLTEVKELRLKVMELETQVQVATNQLRRQDEGEKLIREELEISSAKLKELTSKLREQMHKYSDLESKMKDDTMMARIRDAEHAQHVAELTQKISLLELKNEEMYAEGELRSNLDDSDRVRDLQDKVAELKAEFPTPITSPETEPWRWLES, from the exons ATgagtataaatttaattgaaaatttatcgaataaaataaactgGGACTTTGGCTGTAAAGCCATCATCATTCTATCAGCATTGGAATtggatttaaattttaaaaaagtgagTTCCGAAAATAACATTATATCTACCGACGAGCTGGCGCTTTTAGGAAAGCTGGAAGAGGCTAATAg gcTGATTGAATCAGATGTAAAGTCATGTAATTCATTACAAAGTAATCACAGCAGAAAAAGTTCGGAATCATTTGCAACCCCGGCGTCGGGTTCTAGCGGTGAAGATGAAACCGCAGCCCGGCGCCACACCCCGACTGACGGCGAGGTTGATGTGTGGAAGCGATGGGGTCACATAGTAGCcgactgggaaaattattgGAGAAAACACAAAGATGTTATCAAAGAATTGGTCAAGCAAGGAATACCTCATCACTTTCG AGGTATCGTATGGCAGTTGTTGTGCGGAGCACACGATTCACCGGTTAAAAAACAATTCGCTGAATACATTAAATCAACATCAGCATGCGAGAGAATAATTAGAAGAGACATTGCACGAACATATCCGGaacacgaattttttaaagaaaaagatgGGCTTGGGCAGGAGagtttatttaatgttatgaAGGCATACAGTCTTCACGATCGTGAAGTCGGGTATTGTCAAGGATCTGGTTTTATTGTTGGTTTGCTACTGATGCAA cAAATGCCTGAAGAAGAAGCTTTTGCTGTTTTAGTAGCTCTAATGCAGGAATACCGTTTAAGAGATATGTTTAAGCCGAGTATGGCCGAACTCGGTGTCTGCATGTATCAATTAGAACACTTAGTAGCAGATACGTATCCGGAATTATCAGCTCACTTTACAGCTCAAAGTTTTCATACATCAATGTATGCTTCTTCATGGTTTCTTACATTATTTACAACGGCATTAAGTCTGCCTCTAGCCTGTCgaatttttgatgtttttttaatggaaggcatggatattatttttaaagtcgCTCTGGCTATGTTGGATCTGGGAAAGGATGATTTACTCAGTTTAGATATGGAAGGCATGTTAAAG ttcttTCAGAAAGAATTGCCGGGTAGAGCTGAAAACGATCCAGATGTACTGATGAATTTGGCGTATGGGATGAAAATAAATCCAAAGCGCATGAAAAAGTTAGAAAAAGACTACACGGTATTGAAAATGAAGGAACAAGAGGAAATGGTTGAACTGCGACGACTAAGAGCCGAAAATCGATTATTGAGACAGCGAACAGAGCTATTGGAGGCTGAGTCTGCTGAACTAGCAGATAAACTCGTTAGGGGTCAAGTATCGCGCGCTGAGGAGGAGGAAACGACTTTCGTTGTGCAGAGAGAACTAGCGGCTTTGCGACACACTCATCTTGAGACAAGCCATCAACTAGAGCAGGCTCACGAGGAATTGAGATCGCTATCGATGCTTTTGGAAGAAAATATGTCGTCTAAACAGTCGTCTATTGATGAAATGAGTTTAAAGGCCGAGGCATTGTCACAGAAAGAAGAAATGGTTGAGTGTTTGCAGCAGGAGTTGGTGCGTGTACGGCTGCATGAAGCTGAGAAAGACGCGACTATCAGGGATTTGAGAGCCAGGATACAGGAATTGGAGcaagataaaaaaactttacgTGAATCAACCCCGGATAATTCTGTCGCTCACTTGCAGGAGGAATTGATAGCTGTTAAACTGAGAGAAGCTGAAGccaatttgtcattaaag GATCTCCGGCAAAAAGTTGGAGAGTTAAGTACTGCCTGGCAACGACATTTACAAGAACACCGGTCGGCTCAATCAGCCCCAGCTGCTGACTCGACGCCGAAAAAATTGCTCTTTTGGGAGAACCGCGGACATGAAATACAAAAGTTGGAAGAAGATTTGATGTCATCGCGTTTACGTGAGATGGAAGTACTCACCGAAGTCAAAGAATTGAGGCTAAAAGTTATGGAGCTTGAGACTCAGGTCCAAGTTGCGACAAACCAACTTCGTCGTCAGGATGagggtgaaaaattaattcgcgAAGAACTTGAAATATCCTCGGCTAAACTAAAGGAATTGACTAGCAAGCTGCGTGAACAGATGCACAAATATTCCGACTTGGAGTCCAAGATGAAAGACGACACGATGATGGCTCGAATCAGAGATGCTGAACACGCTCAACATGTCGCTGAATTAACGCAAAAAATATCCCTACTCGAGTTGAAG aacgaAGAAATGTATGCAGAGGGTGAATTAAGAAGCAATCTAGATGACAGTGATCGAGTACGTGATTTGCAAGACAAAGTTGCTGAGCTAAAAGCAGag ttCCCCACGCCAATAACCAGTCCAGAGACAGAGCCTTGGCGGTGGCTCGA ATCATGA
- the LOC123260191 gene encoding ecotropic viral integration site 5 ortholog isoform X3, translating to MSINLIENLSNKINWDFGCKAIIILSALELDLNFKKVSSENNIISTDELALLGKLEEANRLIESDVKSCNSLQSNHSRKSSESFATPASGSSGEDETAARRHTPTDGEVDVWKRWGHIVADWENYWRKHKDVIKELVKQGIPHHFRGIVWQLLCGAHDSPVKKQFAEYIKSTSACERIIRRDIARTYPEHEFFKEKDGLGQESLFNVMKAYSLHDREVGYCQGSGFIVGLLLMQQMPEEEAFAVLVALMQEYRLRDMFKPSMAELGVCMYQLEHLVADTYPELSAHFTAQSFHTSMYASSWFLTLFTTALSLPLACRIFDVFLMEGMDIIFKVALAMLDLGKDDLLSLDMEGMLKFFQKELPGRAENDPDVLMNLAYGMKINPKRMKKLEKDYTVLKMKEQEEMVELRRLRAENRLLRQRTELLEAESAELADKLVRGQVSRAEEEETTFVVQRELAALRHTHLETSHQLEQAHEELRSLSMLLEENMSSKQSSIDEMSLKAEALSQKEEMVECLQQELVRVRLHEAEKDATIRDLRARIQELEQDKKTLRESTPDNSVAHLQEELIAVKLREAEANLSLKDLRQKVGELSTAWQRHLQEHRSAQSAPAADSTPKKLLFWENRGHEIQKLEEDLMSSRLREMEVLTEVKELRLKVMELETQVQVATNQLRRQDEGEKLIREELEISSAKLKELTSKLREQMHKYSDLESKMKDDTMMARIRDAEHAQHVAELTQKISLLELKNEEMYAEGELRSNLDDSDRVRDLQDKVAELKAEFPTPITSPETEPWRWLE from the exons ATgagtataaatttaattgaaaatttatcgaataaaataaactgGGACTTTGGCTGTAAAGCCATCATCATTCTATCAGCATTGGAATtggatttaaattttaaaaaagtgagTTCCGAAAATAACATTATATCTACCGACGAGCTGGCGCTTTTAGGAAAGCTGGAAGAGGCTAATAg gcTGATTGAATCAGATGTAAAGTCATGTAATTCATTACAAAGTAATCACAGCAGAAAAAGTTCGGAATCATTTGCAACCCCGGCGTCGGGTTCTAGCGGTGAAGATGAAACCGCAGCCCGGCGCCACACCCCGACTGACGGCGAGGTTGATGTGTGGAAGCGATGGGGTCACATAGTAGCcgactgggaaaattattgGAGAAAACACAAAGATGTTATCAAAGAATTGGTCAAGCAAGGAATACCTCATCACTTTCG AGGTATCGTATGGCAGTTGTTGTGCGGAGCACACGATTCACCGGTTAAAAAACAATTCGCTGAATACATTAAATCAACATCAGCATGCGAGAGAATAATTAGAAGAGACATTGCACGAACATATCCGGaacacgaattttttaaagaaaaagatgGGCTTGGGCAGGAGagtttatttaatgttatgaAGGCATACAGTCTTCACGATCGTGAAGTCGGGTATTGTCAAGGATCTGGTTTTATTGTTGGTTTGCTACTGATGCAA cAAATGCCTGAAGAAGAAGCTTTTGCTGTTTTAGTAGCTCTAATGCAGGAATACCGTTTAAGAGATATGTTTAAGCCGAGTATGGCCGAACTCGGTGTCTGCATGTATCAATTAGAACACTTAGTAGCAGATACGTATCCGGAATTATCAGCTCACTTTACAGCTCAAAGTTTTCATACATCAATGTATGCTTCTTCATGGTTTCTTACATTATTTACAACGGCATTAAGTCTGCCTCTAGCCTGTCgaatttttgatgtttttttaatggaaggcatggatattatttttaaagtcgCTCTGGCTATGTTGGATCTGGGAAAGGATGATTTACTCAGTTTAGATATGGAAGGCATGTTAAAG ttcttTCAGAAAGAATTGCCGGGTAGAGCTGAAAACGATCCAGATGTACTGATGAATTTGGCGTATGGGATGAAAATAAATCCAAAGCGCATGAAAAAGTTAGAAAAAGACTACACGGTATTGAAAATGAAGGAACAAGAGGAAATGGTTGAACTGCGACGACTAAGAGCCGAAAATCGATTATTGAGACAGCGAACAGAGCTATTGGAGGCTGAGTCTGCTGAACTAGCAGATAAACTCGTTAGGGGTCAAGTATCGCGCGCTGAGGAGGAGGAAACGACTTTCGTTGTGCAGAGAGAACTAGCGGCTTTGCGACACACTCATCTTGAGACAAGCCATCAACTAGAGCAGGCTCACGAGGAATTGAGATCGCTATCGATGCTTTTGGAAGAAAATATGTCGTCTAAACAGTCGTCTATTGATGAAATGAGTTTAAAGGCCGAGGCATTGTCACAGAAAGAAGAAATGGTTGAGTGTTTGCAGCAGGAGTTGGTGCGTGTACGGCTGCATGAAGCTGAGAAAGACGCGACTATCAGGGATTTGAGAGCCAGGATACAGGAATTGGAGcaagataaaaaaactttacgTGAATCAACCCCGGATAATTCTGTCGCTCACTTGCAGGAGGAATTGATAGCTGTTAAACTGAGAGAAGCTGAAGccaatttgtcattaaag GATCTCCGGCAAAAAGTTGGAGAGTTAAGTACTGCCTGGCAACGACATTTACAAGAACACCGGTCGGCTCAATCAGCCCCAGCTGCTGACTCGACGCCGAAAAAATTGCTCTTTTGGGAGAACCGCGGACATGAAATACAAAAGTTGGAAGAAGATTTGATGTCATCGCGTTTACGTGAGATGGAAGTACTCACCGAAGTCAAAGAATTGAGGCTAAAAGTTATGGAGCTTGAGACTCAGGTCCAAGTTGCGACAAACCAACTTCGTCGTCAGGATGagggtgaaaaattaattcgcgAAGAACTTGAAATATCCTCGGCTAAACTAAAGGAATTGACTAGCAAGCTGCGTGAACAGATGCACAAATATTCCGACTTGGAGTCCAAGATGAAAGACGACACGATGATGGCTCGAATCAGAGATGCTGAACACGCTCAACATGTCGCTGAATTAACGCAAAAAATATCCCTACTCGAGTTGAAG aacgaAGAAATGTATGCAGAGGGTGAATTAAGAAGCAATCTAGATGACAGTGATCGAGTACGTGATTTGCAAGACAAAGTTGCTGAGCTAAAAGCAGag ttCCCCACGCCAATAACCAGTCCAGAGACAGAGCCTTGGCGGTGGCTCGAGTAA